GCGCTGAATGCCAATCGCATCCGCCGTTTGCGAAATGTTCCACTGATATTTATCCAGCTGGTACTTCACAAAAATGAGTTCCGTAGCGTCTTTGAAAGACTGAAAATCAGGATAATCTTCCAGTAAATCCCGCATGCCCTGATTGCCGTCAGTCGCAGACTTACTTACCGGACCGGCCATCAGCTCAACATCCTCCGCGGTAATCACGGCGCCCCCGCTCAAAATACCCAGCCGCTCCACTACATTATGCAGCTCACGCACATTTCCGGTCCAGTCGTGCCGCTGCAGCTTTTCCAGGGCCTCATCCGAAAAAGATTTGCCCTCAAAAACAATGTCTTTGGTCGCCATCTGCCGCAGGAAAGCGCGGGCCAGCAGCGGAATATCTTCCCGGCGGTCACTCAGCGGCGGAACGTGTATCGGAATCACATTCAGCCGGTGATACAGGTCTTCCCGAAACTGTTGCTCCTGAATTTCGGTACGCAGGTCTTTATTGGTAGCTGCCAGAATGCGCACATTCACGCGAATCAGTTCCGTGCCGCCAACCCGCGCAATGGTGTTTTCCTGAAGCGCCCGCAGCACCTTGGCCTGCGCCTGAAGGCTCATATCCCCGATTTCGTCCAGGAAAAGCGTGCCGCCGTGCGCCTGTTCAAACTTCCCGATACGCTGACTGACCGCGCCCGTGAAAGCGCCCTCTTCATGCCCGAACAGCTCACTTTCGAGCAGCTCGGTCGGGATGGCGGCACAGTTGACCTCCACAAAAGGTTCCCCTGAGCGGCGGCTCTGTTCGTGCAGGCTCCGGGCCACAAGCTCCTTTCCGGTCCCGTTTTCGCCGGTAATGAGCACCCGCGCGTCGGTCGGAGCCACTTTCGCGATGGTAGATTTGATGTGCTGAATGGCCTCGCTGTTGCCGATAATTTCCGAAAGCTGCGGTATGTTGCGGCGCATTTTCCGGTTTTCCTTCACCAGGGTGCCCTTATCAAGGGCGTTGCGAACCGTAATGAGCAGGCGGTTCAGGTCAGGCGGTTTCTGCAGGAAGTCGAAGGCACCAAGGCGGGTCGCCTGCACGGCCATCTCAATGGTGCCGTGTCCGGTGAGCATTATGACCGGCAGCTGCAGGCGGGCTTCATTCAGCTTTTCGAGCAGCTCAAATCCGTCCATGCCCTTCATTTTGATATCGAGCAGCAGCAGATCAAACGACTCCGCCTGAAGCTTCTCAAACGCTTCATCGCCGGAAGCCGCTTCGCTTATTTCGTACTGTTCGAATTCCAGAATTTCACGCAGCGCACTCCGGATACTGGACTCATCGTCCGTTACAAGGATGCGGGGCTTTGCGGATGATACCATGAGAAGAAGGAAAAAAGGTTAGCCGCTCAGCACTAAAACTCCTGCCAGAGCAGGTTTAGGATACGCTCATGCACGCTGTCAACCGTAGCAACGCGGCTCGTGAAGTTGTTGGTGAGAATGGAAAAATACAGGCGTGTTCCCGAAGGCACATCAAGGTAGCCGCTCAGGGTTCTGACGCCCGTAATGAAGCCGGTTTTGGCGTACATGTTACCCATCACCGGAGAAGCAATGAAGCGGTTTTCAAGGGTGCCGCTGTAGCCCGCCCGGGCAAAGGTGTTTTCCCATTCCGTGTGATGGGGCGAGCTCTGCATGGCATGTAACAGGGCGGTAATCACAGAAGCCGTACCCAGATTAGCACTTGCCATCCCGGAAGCATCCCGCAGCCGCAGCTGATTGGTGTCGAGTCCGAGCGCACTGAGTTCGCCAAAAATGAGCTCAAGCCCGGCTTCTGTTGTGCCCTGTGCTTCCAGCGAATAGGCCGCGAGCGATTTCGTGAGCATTTCGGTGTAGAAGTTGTCGCTTTCCGCATTCACGCGCCTGAGCAATACCGCAAGCGGCTCGGATTCATGCGAAGCCAGCTTCTCAAAACCCGACCAGTTCCGCTGTCGCTGATCCGGAATGAGCTCCCCTATCCACGAAAGCCCGCTGAAATCGGCTTGTTTGCTGAAGCTGTCAATAAAAAAGAGCGCGGGATCGGTGATGGTCAGCGACTCTTTTTCGAGATACCCCTGCGGCAGGGTGCTGCGCAGCATGATGGTGTTTGTGCCAAGCACGCGGGCATAGGATTCGTTGAAACGCACGCTGCGGGGCGTAATCAGCTGTTCATTCACCAGATTTACATAGTCTGTGTTGAACGGGAACCAGGTGATCTGCGGCTCACTCCCGACAGGCCCAACAGCGCGGACCGTAAGGTCGATACAGTTGCGGTTAAAGGAGAGCGCGCTGATCTCCGGCGCGTAATAGTAGGAAAGGTCATCCCACTCCCATCCCCGCGGGTAGCGCACATCATCAAAAAGACCCTCATTCCCAAAAATATCCCCGCTGATGTGGGTGATCCCCCGCTCCTGCAGCTGACGAATGAGCGCGTCAAACACATGCATGGCGTCATCATCATAGTGATATTTATCGATGGATGGGTCCCCGGCGCCGGCAATATGGATATCGCCCTCCCAAACATCGCCGACCAGTTCTCCGTCGCCGTAGATTGTTGTGCGAAAGCGGAAGGTCGGCCCCAGGCCGTGCAAAAGGCCGGCTGTCACAAAAAGCTTGCTGTTGGAAGCCATGCGCATAGGGGTGTTGCTGTTTAGCCGAACAAGCTCCTCACCAGCTTCGCTGCGGACCGAAACAGCCCAAACTGCGTCCGCCGTAACGCTTTGGGAAATCAGCGCTTCAATCCGTTCGGCGACAGAAGCAAGTTCAGACGCCTTAACCCGCTCAGCTGCCGCATTCGAAACGCCGCCGAAACCGCCGTAAACCGGTTGCGGCACCAGTATGCCGCAGACCAGCAAAAGCAAAAGGCTCAGTCTCAGCACGGGCTGCAGGAAGCGAACTCCTGCCGTTTTGCATACAGCGGCTGCGAAAGAAACCGGCACGGATGGGTTCATAGGCGCAAAAATGGGGGTTATCCGGCAGAAAGCACTCAGGCCGGCTGTTCTTCCTCATCCCGGAAGAGCGTGATTACTTCCTCACCGGAATCGGCCATCATCAGCTGATGACGGAAATTGTCGTGATTCATCAGTCTTGAAATCTTGCTGAGAATTTTGATGTGATAGCTGCTTTTGGCGCAACCGCCCACAATCAGAAAAACCAGCGAAACCGGTGCGTCATCCACGGAACCAAAATCAACCGGACGCTTCAGCCGGGCAAAAACGGCAAAATTGGGTTCCAGATCCTTGATTTTAGCGTGTGGTATTGCTACGCCTTTCCCAACCCCGGTTGACATCACTTCTTCGCGTTCAAGCACTGCTTTCTTGATCTGTGTCAGCAAAGCCTCATCCACATCCTGCCTGAGCTCGTTGACCATTCTTTTGATGAGTTCTTCTTTATTTCCTGCTTCAACATCCAGCACAACATGTCCGGTGCTGAGTATTTCAGAGATTTTCATAAGTGAAGGCTAATTCATTCGATTTAAGGCGTGCAACAGCCTGCCCGCAAACGGGGCACGACCTGTGCAATACGTCTGTCAAATTTAAGACTTTTTGAGCGGATACACACCTTAAACAAAAGATGAATCCGCAGGGCTTCAGGCGGGTCAGGAAGTAGGGGTACATAGCTTTGCTGCTGCGCCGCGGGCACGCCTCCAAAGGAACTACCGGTCGATTATTGTGCGCAATCTTCGTACTTTGGCCGAATGCAGATGTTTAAAAGTGCCCTCGCTATTTTCCGGAAAGACCTGCAGCTTGAGCTGCGCACGCGCTACGCCTTTAATACCGTGCTCACGTTCGTGGCGGCGGCAACCATGGTCATGTTTTTTTCCCTGAACACCAGCCTGCTCACGGCTGATCTGTACAGCGGGCTCCTTTGGATTATCATCCTCTTTGCCGCCCTTTCCAGTCTTGCGCGCTCCTTTGTGATGGAGACCGATCAGCAAACCTTTGACCTGCTCC
This genomic stretch from Cyclonatronum proteinivorum harbors:
- a CDS encoding sigma-54-dependent transcriptional regulator, coding for MVSSAKPRILVTDDESSIRSALREILEFEQYEISEAASGDEAFEKLQAESFDLLLLDIKMKGMDGFELLEKLNEARLQLPVIMLTGHGTIEMAVQATRLGAFDFLQKPPDLNRLLITVRNALDKGTLVKENRKMRRNIPQLSEIIGNSEAIQHIKSTIAKVAPTDARVLITGENGTGKELVARSLHEQSRRSGEPFVEVNCAAIPTELLESELFGHEEGAFTGAVSQRIGKFEQAHGGTLFLDEIGDMSLQAQAKVLRALQENTIARVGGTELIRVNVRILAATNKDLRTEIQEQQFREDLYHRLNVIPIHVPPLSDRREDIPLLARAFLRQMATKDIVFEGKSFSDEALEKLQRHDWTGNVRELHNVVERLGILSGGAVITAEDVELMAGPVSKSATDGNQGMRDLLEDYPDFQSFKDATELIFVKYQLDKYQWNISQTADAIGIQRSHLYNKIKKFNLKR
- the dacB gene encoding D-alanyl-D-alanine carboxypeptidase/D-alanyl-D-alanine endopeptidase — protein: MNPSVPVSFAAAVCKTAGVRFLQPVLRLSLLLLLVCGILVPQPVYGGFGGVSNAAAERVKASELASVAERIEALISQSVTADAVWAVSVRSEAGEELVRLNSNTPMRMASNSKLFVTAGLLHGLGPTFRFRTTIYGDGELVGDVWEGDIHIAGAGDPSIDKYHYDDDAMHVFDALIRQLQERGITHISGDIFGNEGLFDDVRYPRGWEWDDLSYYYAPEISALSFNRNCIDLTVRAVGPVGSEPQITWFPFNTDYVNLVNEQLITPRSVRFNESYARVLGTNTIMLRSTLPQGYLEKESLTITDPALFFIDSFSKQADFSGLSWIGELIPDQRQRNWSGFEKLASHESEPLAVLLRRVNAESDNFYTEMLTKSLAAYSLEAQGTTEAGLELIFGELSALGLDTNQLRLRDASGMASANLGTASVITALLHAMQSSPHHTEWENTFARAGYSGTLENRFIASPVMGNMYAKTGFITGVRTLSGYLDVPSGTRLYFSILTNNFTSRVATVDSVHERILNLLWQEF
- a CDS encoding PTS sugar transporter subunit IIA → MKISEILSTGHVVLDVEAGNKEELIKRMVNELRQDVDEALLTQIKKAVLEREEVMSTGVGKGVAIPHAKIKDLEPNFAVFARLKRPVDFGSVDDAPVSLVFLIVGGCAKSSYHIKILSKISRLMNHDNFRHQLMMADSGEEVITLFRDEEEQPA